From the Lathyrus oleraceus cultivar Zhongwan6 chromosome 3, CAAS_Psat_ZW6_1.0, whole genome shotgun sequence genome, the window gcccccccccttagacagcgcttttgcctaaagcgctttctaatcccccccttgGTGAGGTAGACAACATGGATAATTCAATGCCACCATTTCCTACCATGTATATTAAATTAAAAGAACCATTTAACTCTAATTCACAAACTAAACATATAAGTTGCAAAACTAATTGCAATATACCTTATGGTTCGCAACATTGTTTGGCACGTCTATATTCAAAAAACATCTTCCAGGGTAACTTTGATTCTTTATCTCAATCAGTAGAGCGCTTATGATTGGAATGCAAACTCCTGCAGCTAGGGCAAAGTCATGTGGATTACTCTTTCCTTCAACCCTGGACATGGAATAGACTTCAAATAGTGAAACGTGATAATGAAAAGCTATTGATGTTGAAGGATATAAATTAAAGATTACTGGAAAAACTTATAAAGCCAGTAAGCCGTAATATTATTACTCAAGACATTCACTGAGTTATGAGTTACAATTATAAGTTAATAAATTGGTTCAAAATCAATTCAGAACAAATAATCAAGATAGAACTAGTAATATTGCAAATATACCAATCATATGAAATAGAGATAGAAGGGATATCATTGAAGAAGGCCTCTCGAGCTCCAGCTACAGTGCCTGAATAAACACTGAAAGGGAATTAGACATAACAGGTACAGACACAAAACTGTTTATGATAACAACTAGAGACACAAGTTTAGCAAAAAGAAATATTGAGCAAATCATACGAGGTTCACTTCAAATTCCAAGGAAATGGAATCATCATCATGTTCATAGCTTAGAATGATGATAAGGACATGTGATAAGTTAATTTTACAAATGAAAGTGTATTTAAGCATTAAATAATATAAGTGCTTATGTCATGAgataaaatttataaataaactctTGTATAGACTCCTACATAGGTAGGAAAATGGTGCTACATACATATGATAGCCGCAGTTGCTACCCTTATTAATGCCACTGACTACCTGTTCAAAAAAAAACAAGCACATGAAAAGTCAGGTGTTTTTTTTAGTTGATTAAGATAAAGTTGATAAGAAATAGTTATAAAATAGTGGTAAGAAATATTGAAAGAAGCATCCAATAACTGTGAGAGTTTTGAACAACAGTTTGATACATAAGTTGAAATTAGTTTCTGCATATGAACAAGAGTTATGACCAGATCGGGAATTATAGGAAAGAGCGCTTTGGAAATTCCGAGAGAAGTGCAATCAGCGGGAGTTCCTGGAAGTAGTAATTGAGAGAATTGAGGGAGTGAAAATGGAAAAAGAAGAACGAGAAAGAGAAAAACGAACCAGAAACGGCGAAGGAAGCGAGGGTTCCATGAATGTGAACTTGTTTTGCAGCTACAGGATGAAGCCATGTGATGCTGTGACTAACAACTGATTTCTCGCTGCAACAAAGAGAAGAATTAGTATATTTGCGATGATGAATTGATCCTGCAGCAACACACCACTGACCTACACTGTCATCATGCCAGAATCTATCCCACTAAAGTCCTGACCTGCAGCCAAACAGCAACATCAGTGCAACCAAACGTTGTACCACAAAACTACATAAATGCCACACCACAGTTAAATTGGATAAAGGTTAACATGGTTCATTCATAATGCAATCAGTCCACAAGCTTACCTAAAGAACAACTTTACAAACCAAGGTCATAACCAGCAAGAAGCACCATCAATGCCAAGCCACGAAGTGTGTTGACTTACCATGGAACTAAAACCACAAAACTTGCCATTGAATTACCAAGACCATTGCATGAATCAACAACCAACAATTTACCTACAAGAAGACCAACCAACCAGGTTGtacaaaaaaaaaacaagtaACGCCATACCAATTGGAAATAATCCATGACAGAATGAAATTCAAATCCTTGTCACACCAGGGGATCCAAGTCAAAACATGGCAATTATTTTGTAGCATGAGTGCCAGATTGTATTGTCTTTCTTGAATCAGTTGAAGCATACCACCTGCAACAGTTGAGTAGGGCATCAATTACAGGGCTTGCCAATGTTGTATCATACAACAGAACCATCATGAACCTACATCCACAAGCTCATATTAGTTACCATCCAATTCTAGCCTGGAAGGAGGTTTCAACATAGCTCATGGCAAGCATAATCAATCTACAGACTAAACTGATGCGACAATCATAAGCCAAATGCAGGTATGCCTTTTTTCAATAAGTCAGAAACTACACCAAGCTGTAATAGTAGCCAATTGACATAGTCATGAGCTGAACCTGCAACATGTGTAAAATAGGAGTCATTGCCAAACAAACTTGCATCAAGCCACCAAAGCCTGTAATCAAGCCATGCCAGCACCAGGTTTTACAAACCAGCACAGTGAACTTGCAATGCTTGAAACTTACTTGTATTGCAGCAATGCACAATGGTCCTAACATAACACTACATCAAAGAACAAAAAAcaacataacaacataacatTTCCTAAATTCAAGTTACTAACCAAATTGGCATTAAAAAGGGGACATGTTCAACAGGTCATCAATCAAGCTTCACAACAAA encodes:
- the LOC127131609 gene encoding uncharacterized protein LOC127131609 — protein: MMTFQCYVRTIVHCCNTSKFQALQVHCAGSAHDYVNWLLLQLGVVSDLLKKGKLLVVDSCNGLGNSMASFVVLVPCFVVQRSIHHRKYTNSSLCCSEKSVVSHSITWLHPVAAKQVHIHGTLASFAVSGTPADCTSLGISKALFPIIPDLVVSGINKGSNCGYHIVYSGTVAGAREAFFNDIPSISISYDWVEGKSNPHDFALAAGVCIPIISALLIEIKNQSYPGRCFLNIDVPNNVANHKVYCN